One genomic region from Cetobacterium somerae encodes:
- a CDS encoding sensor histidine kinase, producing the protein MKRISYKIFLFLNCLTYSFIALYVLINYLFLEDYQIGLKKKEIISLAKEYKSENYEDLKEEAQLNAIFIKEVSIHKEKNIGDNKNIKPHPMKIIENELWDDVKNGKEVLNIQIGRDNIKRIVLAKKLNDDKMLIITTSIAPITDVIKSTLKFFIYIILLSIPINLYIAYKFSIKMGKPIESELIELNTQLKNELEKQKKSEAFRKNFISNVTHELKTPVAIIDGYSEAILDGIIELNEIPDICKNINLEASNMNALIQELLFYCKMESGYIPIKKEYIDLKETIKNILKRYAIDFKLNNINLKTSLDKIEIYSDKKLLDRCLNNLIINSLAYVNVEKNIEIILNKNEIIIKNSSEILKDDNLEEYFKPFSKKNDKKVRKYGGTGLGLSVVSEILKNLNLEYNFYYEFNEKVVIFKILLKEDKKFNY; encoded by the coding sequence ATGAAAAGGATATCGTATAAAATTTTTCTATTTTTAAATTGCTTAACTTATAGTTTTATAGCTTTATATGTCCTTATTAACTATCTTTTTTTAGAGGATTATCAAATTGGTTTAAAAAAGAAAGAAATTATCTCTCTTGCAAAAGAATATAAAAGTGAAAACTACGAAGATCTTAAGGAAGAAGCACAGCTCAATGCTATTTTTATAAAAGAAGTTTCTATTCATAAAGAAAAAAATATTGGTGATAATAAAAATATAAAACCACACCCCATGAAAATTATTGAAAATGAATTATGGGATGATGTTAAAAATGGAAAAGAAGTTTTAAACATTCAAATTGGAAGAGATAATATTAAGCGAATTGTTTTAGCTAAAAAATTAAATGATGATAAAATGTTAATTATAACTACATCTATTGCTCCTATTACTGATGTTATAAAATCAACCTTAAAATTTTTTATTTATATCATTCTTTTAAGTATTCCAATCAATTTATATATTGCTTATAAATTTTCAATAAAAATGGGAAAACCTATTGAATCTGAACTTATAGAGCTAAACACTCAATTAAAAAATGAATTAGAAAAACAGAAAAAATCTGAAGCTTTTAGAAAGAATTTCATATCTAATGTTACACATGAATTAAAAACTCCTGTGGCTATAATTGATGGATATAGCGAAGCTATTTTAGATGGGATTATTGAATTAAATGAAATACCAGATATTTGTAAAAATATTAATTTAGAAGCCTCTAATATGAATGCTTTAATACAAGAGTTACTTTTTTATTGTAAAATGGAATCAGGGTATATTCCAATAAAAAAAGAATACATTGATTTAAAAGAAACTATTAAAAATATTTTAAAAAGATATGCCATAGATTTTAAATTAAATAATATAAATTTAAAAACTTCTTTAGATAAAATTGAAATATATAGTGATAAAAAACTTTTAGATCGTTGCCTCAACAACCTTATTATTAATTCACTCGCATATGTTAATGTAGAAAAAAATATTGAAATAATACTAAATAAAAATGAAATTATTATTAAAAATAGTAGCGAAATTTTAAAAGATGATAATTTAGAAGAATATTTTAAACCTTTTTCTAAAAAAAATGATAAAAAAGTTAGAAAATATGGTGGTACTGGATTAGGACTATCTGTTGTGTCAGAAATTCTTAAAAATCTTAATTTAGAATATAACTTTTATTATGAATTTAATGAAAAAGTTGTGATTTTTAAAATTTTATTAAAAGAAGATAAAAAGTTTAATTATTAA
- a CDS encoding response regulator transcription factor, whose translation MEKILIIEDEDFLRDILKRYLEKEGYEVVEASSGEIGVKKFYEDNFSLILLDVMLPGIQGWEVCKEIKKISDTPIIMLTALSDEDDEVKGLELGVEDYIGKPFKPKVLVARVNSLIKRKRISSLEKIGNLVIDRENYKVLKNGKELNLGNKGFALLMYFILNKDLVLTREKILNNIWTLDFEVDERVVDTQIKILRKKIGEGYIKTIRGVGYKFQEVENEKDIV comes from the coding sequence ATGGAAAAAATTTTAATTATAGAAGATGAAGATTTTTTAAGAGATATCTTGAAAAGATATCTTGAAAAAGAGGGATATGAAGTCGTTGAAGCAAGTAGTGGTGAAATTGGAGTAAAAAAATTCTATGAAGATAACTTTTCTCTTATCTTACTTGATGTTATGCTACCGGGAATTCAAGGATGGGAAGTATGCAAGGAAATCAAAAAAATATCTGATACTCCTATTATAATGCTTACTGCTCTTAGTGATGAAGATGATGAAGTCAAAGGATTAGAACTTGGTGTAGAAGATTATATTGGAAAACCATTTAAACCTAAAGTTTTAGTAGCAAGAGTTAATTCATTAATAAAAAGAAAAAGAATTTCCTCTCTAGAAAAAATTGGAAATTTAGTAATTGATAGAGAAAATTATAAAGTTCTAAAAAATGGAAAGGAATTAAATTTAGGAAATAAAGGTTTTGCTCTTTTAATGTATTTCATTTTAAATAAAGACTTAGTATTAACTAGAGAAAAAATTTTAAATAATATTTGGACTTTAGACTTTGAAGTTGATGAAAGAGTTGTTGATACACAAATAAAAATATTAAGAAAAAAAATTGGTGAAGGATATATTAAAACTATTAGAGGAGTTGGTTATAAATTTCAGGAGGTAGAAAATGAAAAGGATATCGTATAA
- a CDS encoding cupin domain-containing protein — translation MIKRKSDLKVNEIEGLKGGFGRLKMIEILTATELKDEGKLFSRVILERGSSIGFHKHINDFEVYYILKGNGEVQEANEIYKVGEGDVVYTSHGEEHSLINTGQSELEMIAVIINHKE, via the coding sequence ATGATTAAGAGAAAATCTGATTTAAAGGTTAATGAAATTGAAGGTTTAAAAGGTGGATTTGGTAGGTTGAAGATGATTGAAATTTTAACTGCAACTGAATTAAAAGATGAGGGAAAACTCTTTAGTAGAGTGATTTTAGAGAGAGGTTCATCAATAGGGTTTCATAAACATATTAATGATTTTGAGGTTTACTATATCTTAAAAGGAAATGGTGAAGTTCAAGAAGCAAATGAAATATATAAAGTTGGTGAAGGAGATGTTGTATATACATCTCATGGAGAAGAGCATTCTCTTATTAATACTGGCCAAAGTGAACTAGAAATGATAGCAGTTATAATTAATCATAAAGAATAA